A single window of Callithrix jacchus isolate 240 chromosome 6, calJac240_pri, whole genome shotgun sequence DNA harbors:
- the SMIM39 gene encoding small integral membrane protein 39 produces the protein MARAPQPRRGPVAPGNALRALLRCNLPPGAQRVVVSTVLALLVLINVVLIFLLAFR, from the coding sequence atggctaGGGCCCCGCAGCCCCGGCGCGGCCCCGTGGCGCCCGGGAACGCTCTGCGCGCCTTGCTGCGCTGCAACCTGCCCCCCGGCGCCCAGCGCGTGGTGGTCTCCACCGTGCTGGCGCTCCTGGTCCTCATCAACGTCGTGCTGATCTTCCTGCTGGCCTTCCGCTGA
- the ARHGEF4 gene encoding rho guanine nucleotide exchange factor 4 isoform X11 has protein sequence MQDLCHQADILTLLISDGSVVCAEALWDHVTMDDQELGFKAGDVIEVMDATNREWWWGRVADGEGWFPASFVRLRVNQDEPADDEAPRAGDRGAEDCGAEAQSSKDQMRTNVINEILSTERDYIKHLRDICEGYVRQCRKRADMFSEEQLRTIFGNIEDIYRCQKVFVKALEQRFNRERPHLSELGACFLEHQANFQIYSEYCNNHPNACVELSRLTKLSKYVYFFEACRLLQKMIDISLDGFLLTPVQKICKYPLQLAELLKYTHPQHRDFKDVEAALHAMKNVAQLINERKRRLENIDKIAQWQSSIEDWEGEDLLVRSSELIYSGELTRVTQPQARSQQRMFFLFDHQLIYCKKDLLRRDVLYYKGRLDMDGLEVVDLEDGKDRDLHVSIKNAFRLHCGSTGDSHLLCTRKPEQKQRWLKAFAREREQVRLDQETGFSITELQRKQAMLNASKQQVTGKPKAVGRPCYLTRQKHPALPSSRPQQQVLVLAEPRRKPSTFWHSISRLAPFRK, from the exons ATGCAGgacctctgccaccaggctgaCATCCTTACATTG CTCATCAGCGATGGCAGTGTGGTCTGCGCTGAAGCACTCTGGGACCATGTCACAATGGACGACCAGGAGCTGGGCTTCAAAGCTGGGGACGTCATTGAAGTGATGGATGCCACCAACAGAGAGTGGTGGTGGGGCCGGGTCGCCGATGGCGAGGGCTGGTTTCCAGCCAGCTTCGTTCGG CTGCGGGTGAACCAGGACGAGCCCGCGGACGACGAGGCTCCTCGGGCCGGGGACCGCGGGGCGGAGGACTGCGGGGCAGAGGCGCAGAGCAGCAAGGACCAGATGCGGACCAACGTCATCAACGAGATCCTCAGCACCGAGCGAGACTACATCAAGCACTTGCGCGACATCTGCGAG GGCTACGTCCGGCAGTGCCGCAAGCGCGCAGACATGTTCAGCGAGGAGCAGCTGCGCACCATCTTCGGGAACATCGAGGACATCTACCGCTGCCAGAAGGTCTTCGTGAAGGCGCTGGAGCAGAGGTTCAACCGCGAGCGTCCGCACCTGAGCGAGCTGGGTGCCTGCTTCCTGGAGCAT CAAGCCAACTTCCAGATCTACTCCGAGTACTGCAATAACCACCCCAACGCCTGCGTGGAGCTCTCCCGGCTCACCAAGCTTAGCAAGTACGTGTACTTCTTCGAGGCCTGCAGGCTGCTGCAGAAGATGATTGACATCTCCCTGGATGGCTTCCTGCTGACCCCAGTGCAGAAGATCTGCAAGTACCCTCTGCAGCTGGCCGAGCTGCTCAAATACACGCACCCCCAGCACAG GGACTTCAAGGACGTTGAAGCCGCCTTGCATGCCATGAAGAACGTGGCTCAGCTCATCAATGAGCGGAAGCGGAGACTTGAAAACATTGACAAGATTGCTCAGTGGCAGAGCTCCATCGAGGACTGGGAG GGGGAAGATCTCTTGGTCAGGAGCTCAGAACTCATCTACTCGGGGGAGCTGACTCGAGTTACACAGCCTCAAGCCAGGAGCCAGCAGAGAATGTTCTTTCTCTTTGACCACCAACTCATCTACTGTAAGAAG GACCTGCTTCGCCGGGACGTGCTGTACTACAAGGGCCGGCTGGACATGGATGGCCTGGAGGTGGTGGACCTGGAGGACGGGAAGGACAGAGACCTCCATGTGAGCATCAAGAATGCCTTCCGGCTGCACTGTGGCAGCACAGGGGACAGCCACCTGCTGTGCACCAGGAAGCCTGAGCAGAAGCAGCGCTGGCTCAAGGCCTTTGCCAGGGAGCGGGAGCAGGTGCGGCTGGACCAGGAGACAG GCTTCTCCATCACGGAACTGCAGAGGAAACAGGCCATGCTGAATGCCAGCAAGCAGCAGGTCACAGGGAAGCCCAAAG CCGTTGGCCGGCCCTGCTACCTGACACGCCAGAAGCACCCAGCTCTGCCCAGCAGCCGGCCCCAGCAGCAGGTCCTGGTGCTGGCAGAACCCAGGCGGAAGCCATCCACCTTCTGGCACAGCATCAGCCGGCTAGCACCCTTCCGCAAGTGA
- the ARHGEF4 gene encoding rho guanine nucleotide exchange factor 4 isoform X10, translating to MPDGALDTAVRADEVGSQEDLYDDLHGSSHHYSHSGGGGEQLAINELISDGSVVCAEALWDHVTMDDQELGFKAGDVIEVMDATNREWWWGRVADGEGWFPASFVRLRVNQDEPADDEAPRAGDRGAEDCGAEAQSSKDQMRTNVINEILSTERDYIKHLRDICEGYVRQCRKRADMFSEEQLRTIFGNIEDIYRCQKVFVKALEQRFNRERPHLSELGACFLEHQANFQIYSEYCNNHPNACVELSRLTKLSKYVYFFEACRLLQKMIDISLDGFLLTPVQKICKYPLQLAELLKYTHPQHRDFKDVEAALHAMKNVAQLINERKRRLENIDKIAQWQSSIEDWEGEDLLVRSSELIYSGELTRVTQPQARSQQRMFFLFDHQLIYCKKDLLRRDVLYYKGRLDMDGLEVVDLEDGKDRDLHVSIKNAFRLHCGSTGDSHLLCTRKPEQKQRWLKAFAREREQVRLDQETGFSITELQRKQAMLNASKQQVTGKPKAVGRPCYLTRQKHPALPSSRPQQQVLVLAEPRRKPSTFWHSISRLAPFRK from the exons CTCATCAGCGATGGCAGTGTGGTCTGCGCTGAAGCACTCTGGGACCATGTCACAATGGACGACCAGGAGCTGGGCTTCAAAGCTGGGGACGTCATTGAAGTGATGGATGCCACCAACAGAGAGTGGTGGTGGGGCCGGGTCGCCGATGGCGAGGGCTGGTTTCCAGCCAGCTTCGTTCGG CTGCGGGTGAACCAGGACGAGCCCGCGGACGACGAGGCTCCTCGGGCCGGGGACCGCGGGGCGGAGGACTGCGGGGCAGAGGCGCAGAGCAGCAAGGACCAGATGCGGACCAACGTCATCAACGAGATCCTCAGCACCGAGCGAGACTACATCAAGCACTTGCGCGACATCTGCGAG GGCTACGTCCGGCAGTGCCGCAAGCGCGCAGACATGTTCAGCGAGGAGCAGCTGCGCACCATCTTCGGGAACATCGAGGACATCTACCGCTGCCAGAAGGTCTTCGTGAAGGCGCTGGAGCAGAGGTTCAACCGCGAGCGTCCGCACCTGAGCGAGCTGGGTGCCTGCTTCCTGGAGCAT CAAGCCAACTTCCAGATCTACTCCGAGTACTGCAATAACCACCCCAACGCCTGCGTGGAGCTCTCCCGGCTCACCAAGCTTAGCAAGTACGTGTACTTCTTCGAGGCCTGCAGGCTGCTGCAGAAGATGATTGACATCTCCCTGGATGGCTTCCTGCTGACCCCAGTGCAGAAGATCTGCAAGTACCCTCTGCAGCTGGCCGAGCTGCTCAAATACACGCACCCCCAGCACAG GGACTTCAAGGACGTTGAAGCCGCCTTGCATGCCATGAAGAACGTGGCTCAGCTCATCAATGAGCGGAAGCGGAGACTTGAAAACATTGACAAGATTGCTCAGTGGCAGAGCTCCATCGAGGACTGGGAG GGGGAAGATCTCTTGGTCAGGAGCTCAGAACTCATCTACTCGGGGGAGCTGACTCGAGTTACACAGCCTCAAGCCAGGAGCCAGCAGAGAATGTTCTTTCTCTTTGACCACCAACTCATCTACTGTAAGAAG GACCTGCTTCGCCGGGACGTGCTGTACTACAAGGGCCGGCTGGACATGGATGGCCTGGAGGTGGTGGACCTGGAGGACGGGAAGGACAGAGACCTCCATGTGAGCATCAAGAATGCCTTCCGGCTGCACTGTGGCAGCACAGGGGACAGCCACCTGCTGTGCACCAGGAAGCCTGAGCAGAAGCAGCGCTGGCTCAAGGCCTTTGCCAGGGAGCGGGAGCAGGTGCGGCTGGACCAGGAGACAG GCTTCTCCATCACGGAACTGCAGAGGAAACAGGCCATGCTGAATGCCAGCAAGCAGCAGGTCACAGGGAAGCCCAAAG CCGTTGGCCGGCCCTGCTACCTGACACGCCAGAAGCACCCAGCTCTGCCCAGCAGCCGGCCCCAGCAGCAGGTCCTGGTGCTGGCAGAACCCAGGCGGAAGCCATCCACCTTCTGGCACAGCATCAGCCGGCTAGCACCCTTCCGCAAGTGA
- the ARHGEF4 gene encoding rho guanine nucleotide exchange factor 4 isoform X12: MDDQELGFKAGDVIEVMDATNREWWWGRVADGEGWFPASFVRLRVNQDEPADDEAPRAGDRGAEDCGAEAQSSKDQMRTNVINEILSTERDYIKHLRDICEGYVRQCRKRADMFSEEQLRTIFGNIEDIYRCQKVFVKALEQRFNRERPHLSELGACFLEHQANFQIYSEYCNNHPNACVELSRLTKLSKYVYFFEACRLLQKMIDISLDGFLLTPVQKICKYPLQLAELLKYTHPQHRDFKDVEAALHAMKNVAQLINERKRRLENIDKIAQWQSSIEDWEGEDLLVRSSELIYSGELTRVTQPQARSQQRMFFLFDHQLIYCKKDLLRRDVLYYKGRLDMDGLEVVDLEDGKDRDLHVSIKNAFRLHCGSTGDSHLLCTRKPEQKQRWLKAFAREREQVRLDQETGFSITELQRKQAMLNASKQQVTGKPKAVGRPCYLTRQKHPALPSSRPQQQVLVLAEPRRKPSTFWHSISRLAPFRK, from the exons ATGGACGACCAGGAGCTGGGCTTCAAAGCTGGGGACGTCATTGAAGTGATGGATGCCACCAACAGAGAGTGGTGGTGGGGCCGGGTCGCCGATGGCGAGGGCTGGTTTCCAGCCAGCTTCGTTCGG CTGCGGGTGAACCAGGACGAGCCCGCGGACGACGAGGCTCCTCGGGCCGGGGACCGCGGGGCGGAGGACTGCGGGGCAGAGGCGCAGAGCAGCAAGGACCAGATGCGGACCAACGTCATCAACGAGATCCTCAGCACCGAGCGAGACTACATCAAGCACTTGCGCGACATCTGCGAG GGCTACGTCCGGCAGTGCCGCAAGCGCGCAGACATGTTCAGCGAGGAGCAGCTGCGCACCATCTTCGGGAACATCGAGGACATCTACCGCTGCCAGAAGGTCTTCGTGAAGGCGCTGGAGCAGAGGTTCAACCGCGAGCGTCCGCACCTGAGCGAGCTGGGTGCCTGCTTCCTGGAGCAT CAAGCCAACTTCCAGATCTACTCCGAGTACTGCAATAACCACCCCAACGCCTGCGTGGAGCTCTCCCGGCTCACCAAGCTTAGCAAGTACGTGTACTTCTTCGAGGCCTGCAGGCTGCTGCAGAAGATGATTGACATCTCCCTGGATGGCTTCCTGCTGACCCCAGTGCAGAAGATCTGCAAGTACCCTCTGCAGCTGGCCGAGCTGCTCAAATACACGCACCCCCAGCACAG GGACTTCAAGGACGTTGAAGCCGCCTTGCATGCCATGAAGAACGTGGCTCAGCTCATCAATGAGCGGAAGCGGAGACTTGAAAACATTGACAAGATTGCTCAGTGGCAGAGCTCCATCGAGGACTGGGAG GGGGAAGATCTCTTGGTCAGGAGCTCAGAACTCATCTACTCGGGGGAGCTGACTCGAGTTACACAGCCTCAAGCCAGGAGCCAGCAGAGAATGTTCTTTCTCTTTGACCACCAACTCATCTACTGTAAGAAG GACCTGCTTCGCCGGGACGTGCTGTACTACAAGGGCCGGCTGGACATGGATGGCCTGGAGGTGGTGGACCTGGAGGACGGGAAGGACAGAGACCTCCATGTGAGCATCAAGAATGCCTTCCGGCTGCACTGTGGCAGCACAGGGGACAGCCACCTGCTGTGCACCAGGAAGCCTGAGCAGAAGCAGCGCTGGCTCAAGGCCTTTGCCAGGGAGCGGGAGCAGGTGCGGCTGGACCAGGAGACAG GCTTCTCCATCACGGAACTGCAGAGGAAACAGGCCATGCTGAATGCCAGCAAGCAGCAGGTCACAGGGAAGCCCAAAG CCGTTGGCCGGCCCTGCTACCTGACACGCCAGAAGCACCCAGCTCTGCCCAGCAGCCGGCCCCAGCAGCAGGTCCTGGTGCTGGCAGAACCCAGGCGGAAGCCATCCACCTTCTGGCACAGCATCAGCCGGCTAGCACCCTTCCGCAAGTGA